The Silene latifolia isolate original U9 population chromosome Y, ASM4854445v1, whole genome shotgun sequence sequence TTCAGGCTACTATTGGCATAGACTTCTTGTCAAAGACAATGTATCTTGAAGATCGAACAGTGCGGTTGCAACTCTGGTAGGATGCTTTTCTTTCCTCTTAAATCGGTCCGAATCAATTTGAGAAAATTtgcaaatttgttttttttttttttggtacatagaAAATTTGCAAATTTGTAACGTGCTCCTTATGCAATCTGAGCTGACATTTTCTCATAGGAGACAAAACACAGGAATTTGAATTTTATGTTCTTTGATTTGATTGAATGCCAGTTATTTGGGACAAACATAACAAATTAACCTGTAAACGTACATTTTGTTATCCCTAGCTTGCTGCCTATCACTAACTTATTTAAAATGTACTGCAGGGATACTGCTGGACAGGAAAGGTTTCGGAGTTTAATTCCTAGCTACATCAGAGATTCATCTGTTGCTGTAGTCGTCTATGATGTTGCCAGTGAGTGCCACAGACTTCTGATGTTAATCTTGGGGTTTATTGACTTCGACATTGCATAGATATTTCCTGATCATATGTGAATAATGTGATACATGATACCCTGACAatattttttcaaaatttagtaCATTTGCATAAGTCCAGGAAAAATATAGATGGATTTGGATTTTGCCTCACTAATATGTTGGGATTAATATTGTGGCAACTGTTTTCCTGCAGATAGGCAGTCATTTCTGAACACAACAAAATGGTTTGAGGAAGTAAGAACAGAACGTGGAAGCGAcgtgattattgtcctagtcggGAATAAAACTGATCTAGTTGAAAAAAGGTataattcttgtttatgttaagTTTGTATCTTTTCCCTGTTGATTTGCCTCACAATCACATTGATGTTTTCAAACCACTATCCCTATCAGTTGACTCCCTATCCCCATATATTCAGCGATAAAGGCTTTTTTTGCCGGTTCTACTAGCTCTTATTCCGTGACTACTAATAACTAGGATAGATATCTGTAATGTGCATCATAAGTTCACTGCTTTAATGAGTAGAATCATGGCACGTGTTGTTAAAATCCTAGTCAATTATGGTTATATTTATTGCCATTGAACAGGCAAGTCTCTATAGACGAAGGAGATAGCAAGGCTCGCGAATCAGGGGCGATGTTCCTTGAGACTAGCGCAAAAGCAGGTTTCCACATCAAGGTATACTTGTGTTGAGGTTTTGTATGTACTTGATACTTTGTATCTAATATGCTGCATTAAAATTACCCCATTGGATGTGGTTCGTCCATCCCACAAAAGAAGCGGGTCCGGACAATGCATTTTCAAAAAGTTACATAGTCGCAACCTGTGAACGCATCCCAGGCATGCATGTCCAGCGGCCAAAAAAAATTAATTGGTCCTGGGTTGTGTTTAAGCCTACATGTAATCACCtctaattaaaatgaacttgTAACAGCCTTTGTTTCGCAAGATCGCCTCCGCCTTGCCAGGAATGGAAACACTTTCATCGTTTAAACAGGAGAATATGGTTGATGTCAACTTGAAATCTCACAACAACGCGTCATCCCAATCGAAACAATCGGGAGTTGGTTGCATGTGCTAAGTGGTGGTGAGGTCCAGGTGAAGTAGTTTTAAAATGGAAATGAGATTTGTGACCTATTTGTTATAATTGTGTATTAATGATAAATGGACATATTGTATTTGATTTTAAAATGTCATTATATAGAGTATGCCTGTTTGTCATGTACTCTGTTGCATTCAGATATCATTTTTCCAGTTGCACCATACAAATAGTTGATGAGCTTTGAAGAAAACATCTGCTCGGATCGATTGTTTTAATTTTATGGCATTGCTCAAATCAAACAACTGAATTTTAGATGTTTGATTTATATGATCCTCAACACTGCACCCCCGATTGTTTTATAAAGGTTTTTAAGTCCCTGTGACTGTATCTTGAATCAGCATCAGCCAAATTTCTCATTCAATAATTAGATCAGGCTGTGATGATCGATTTTCAGTTCATGACGAAAAGCAAGACTAAGACTAAAACCAATACTTTATACTATTCAACGTTGCGAAAATTTTGTTTGGGATTATGAAGAGTCAATTAGGGCGAGAACACCCAAGAGGAGGAGAGGGTCtttttaaaactcttaaacactttagacaacacttagatgaaaggagaagttGATACTTTAGACAACacttagatgaaaggagaagttGATACTTAGAACTATAGAGTTAGaagtattcaacaacgattcagcaagcagAAGTCCCAGTGTACTCAACTGTTGTTTTTGAAGTTAAAACGTGAGTTTAGAGTGGCCgcggaaataaaacgaaatagacacgacaaacgatgtttttaaaactggttcgttcactactccgcgacctacgtccagcgCTATTTTTATTAAACGTCTTAGAAGTAACTCgtacaaactaagaccaccccgtataataaaacaactccccaacctactccggttgctattgcttaaaagctactccgcttccaagatttttgctttgggctactccgccgaaagactccgtGCGTAAAGCTACTCCGCcataagacttttgctttgggctactccgccgaaagacttcatgctcaaaagctactccgcttcgaagacttcatgcttaagataactctatcctaagactttggtttggttctacccggttgttacaagactccacttatctcaatgttgttcacacaattgaacagaggagataaagtttaagtacaaacACGATATCCTCGAACTCAATtaaacgactaggtgcaacaCAAGAACTCAATAAAAGACTCAAAGAGAaaaaacaaacttgcaaaatgtGACTCAATAATTGTTAAGTGATAAACgattttgcaaagttaatttactcgataaagcttaagtctttttttcaattttaaactcgttgttgcacacttgtaaaaatgaataaGCAAGGTATTTATAAATGTCCAAATAGTATACTTTACACATTAAAATATCTCACACACCATTAGTCCAAATGATAAAAATAATGTAAatagtttgcttgggcaacatgcacaagTCACCGAAATTCTTCTCCAAGtaaccgagtattcttcctcaagaaacCGTTGTATACTCAAGCAAGAAATCAGGTTAGTGCACACACAAATATGGGTTGAGTTTTTCatcaagaaacaagcataaatggttgtgtttatgggaaccataaacattttcataaatgtaaaagcaaacaacccatttataaaaagtgtcttattgtgcaaaCAAACTTCTTTAGCAAGATATTGAAAGCTCTATTTTCTTCAAAAACATCGAAACATTTTCAGAAATCTATTTGTGAACATTGAAAGCATTTTAACAATAGTTCaaatatttttgaaatatttcttTGAAAAAGGAGTCAAAAGTAACAGTTGACtgaactgttgtttttgcacctagACATAAATTCGAGTTAAAGATTTccttacaacacatgactttAACATTATtgacaatcttcatctttgatcttgTTGATGATTTTTTTTATAACCTTAAATTGATAATTGAAATTTCATACTATATGGttaaaacttaagaggcacacaattaaataacaatgagattaatttgtcttaaggcatcatcaacattAACCAATCAAATTGGATTTCTTCaatttccccctttgatgatggcaagacaAATAAAATTGAGTGTGTCATTCCCCCTTAATCCATAGTCAAGGTTAACAAGTCAAAACATGATCAAAATAAGATGCATATATACATGGTCATTGAAATTTGGTCAAACTTTTAATTAGCCTAAGTAGAACATTTAATTGCCAAGTTAACATAATTACGGTGAACGCAGGCCTAAGAGTTATTGAATCACCACCTGCAATTTTAAacaacttccccctcttgacatcatcaagtaggAAGAATACATAGTTTAAACAAATTGTTCAACAATTAACAACATAACCAACATTAGCAAATAATATCACAAACATAAAGCCAAGGCAAAAAGAGATTAGAAAGGCTTTGTTTTGATTAGGCATTAGGCATGGTTATGGCAAAAGGTTTGGCAAAAGATAGGCTTAGGCACGGTTTTGAGCAAGAAATTAATCATCCACTTCTTCGGTTTGTTCTTTGACTATG is a genomic window containing:
- the LOC141634012 gene encoding ras-related protein RABH1e-like, whose product is MAVVTPLSKYKLVFLGDQSVGKTSIITRFMYDKFDTTYQATIGIDFLSKTMYLEDRTVRLQLWDTAGQERFRSLIPSYIRDSSVAVVVYDVANRQSFLNTTKWFEEVRTERGSDVIIVLVGNKTDLVEKRQVSIDEGDSKARESGAMFLETSAKAGFHIKPLFRKIASALPGMETLSSFKQENMVDVNLKSHNNASSQSKQSGVGCMC